The stretch of DNA TCTGGATGGCAGCTTATCTTTTGCGATCTCTAAGAAGAGGCATTCTCATGGAAGTCCTTTGGTCACTGACGCCAGGAGAGGTGTGAAGACAGATGAAAACGtgaatcaactaaatgtaatgTTACTGTGTGAATTAAATTGTCATCTTTGAATTTCTCAGGAGTTCACAAAGAGCTACGAATTATATATTTTATTGTACTGTAAGTGCTATGTATTTATTGTTAAAGGGAGTGTTATTTTTTTCGTCAGGCAGCGGAAAGTTCAAAGAGGGAGCGAAAAAAGGATGCACTCCTATAATTTACAATGAGTTGATTAGATTTGAATCTGGCTGTGTTTTCCTGTCTTTTGAAATGTTCATTCCGGTTGGGCGTGAGTTTCTGCATGAATTTGGTGTATAGGACAGTGAAGTTTCTCTTCGAGATTATTCTGAGCTGAAGACACATGTCACCACGTTGTTTTAGCCTATTGGTGATAGTCATATACTCTGTGTTATTCTGTAATGTATTTCACGTACACTGTAATTGTTCGAGTGTCAATTCTTTCATCCATTAGTTAAATAGAATAACTGCATTCCTCGTTTTAAAGAGCAATTCTTTGATTGACTAAATGCTTATAATTCAGTAAGTCTATTGGTAGTtgttatatacactatacacatactGTAGCATATTCTTGGGTACCACCTTGACATCTCTGGTTAATTAATGCTAGAACATTGGTCTAGTCTCTTAATAATTGCATAACGGTGCATGTTAGACGTGTTCACTATAGTCATACTGAGTTGGTGACCCAATGATTCTCTGTCTTGCTGATCCTCCAGTGACGCACATGGCCTGTTGCATttatgttacgaatcccttttgccccgacagtctagggggggatggtaacgagacccgtaacataactcatgcaatttataatagtgacaaagtaaaagtgagaacgaaataaccacgacaactgaaatctaccgtcaaactcagggtttattagcaaacacacggtaatggggagggggggggggggggggtgatacatacacacactacatacatacTAATTATTccactgtccccataggataattttttggggttccaggtagaaacatTTCTGTgcctaggtagaacccttttgggctccattccacagagggttctacatggaaccaaaaatactaataaattcagcaaaaaaagaaatggccCCTTTTCAGGACTCAGGACAGGTCTTTAAAGATAATAAGTAAAAATCcaaagatcttcattgtaaagggtttaaacactgtttccaaatgcttgttcaatgaaccacaaacaataaacatgcacctgtggaacggtagttaagacactaacagcttacagacggtaggcaattaagggcATAagtatgaaaacttaggacactaaagaggcctttctacttactctgaaaaaacaccaaaagaaagatgcccagagtccctgctcatctgtgagAACGTGCCTtggacatgctgcaaggaggcatgaggactgtggatgtggccagggcaatgaattgcaatgtccgtactgtgaaacACCTAAGACAATGCTACGGTGAGACATGGCTGACAGCTTATtgccctcgcagtggcagaccacatggaacaacacctgcacaggatcggtacatccgaacatcacacctgcgggacaggtacaggatggcaacaacaactgcccgagttacaccaggaatgcaaaatccctccatcagtgctcagactgtccgcaacaggctgagagaggctggactgagggattgaaggcctgttgtaaggcaggtcctcaccagaaatTACCGGCtacaacgtcgcctatggacacaaacccactgtcgctggaccagacagggctGGCAACAgttgctcttcactgacgagtcgcggttttgtctcaccaggggtgatggtcggattcgcgtttatcgttgaaggaattaTTTTTatactgaggcctgtactctggagcgggattgatttggaggtggagggtccgtcatggtctggggcggtgtgtcacagcatcatcgggctgagcttgttgtcattgcaggcaatttcaacgctgtgcgttacaggaaagacatcctcctccctcatgtggtacccttcctgcagactcatcctgacatgaccctccggcatgacaatgccaccagccatgctgctcgttctgttcgtgatttcctgcaagattggaatgtcagtgttctgccatggccagcgtaaagcccggatctcaatcccattgagcacatctgggacctgttagatCGTAAGGTGAGGGCcattctccccagaaatgtccagaaacttgcaggtgcctggtgcaagagtggggtaacatctcacagcaagaactggcaaatctggtgcagtccatgaggaggagatgcactgcagtacttaatgcagctggtggccacaccagatactgattgttacttttgattctgacctcccctttgttcagggagaccttattcaatttctgttagtcacatgtctgcgaaacatgttcagtttatgtctcagttgttgaatcttgttatgttcatacaaataccgTATTTACACGTTAGGtttactgaaaataaacgcagttgacattgagaggatgtttctttctttgctgagtttacctggaaccaaaaagggttctcctttggTGACAGAAAAAGAGCCTTGTTGGAACTCATTTCATTCTGTACTCAAACATCTGCCAGGTATTCAAGATAACACGCAACATAGCACAGACACCTTTGAAGGTTTTCATCACCCAgtaggggtgactgtggtatccTCAAAATGGACAAAAAGTAGACACAAGAGGGCCCCCCACACTCATTTTAGATCCCAAGGGGTCTTTATTTTCATACTGTATGCTTTTACTGTCATCACTATCTCCTTTGCCATCTTCTCATGTCTTTTCTTGTAActccatccatacacacacacacagacacacacacactactgtagcaTCTTGTTCACATTTCTCACATTTTAGGCATCCAGCTGAGGGCTGGGATGGATCATGTTGCAATGAGATGGGCACAGTGGTATGTATGTACAATCCTTTTCAGTGTGGCAGCAAATTAGttagaacaggagaagaggatgCGGTTGATAGTGGagggtgagcagtgtgggtggtTTGTAGAACAGCTGCAGTGACGCTGATTGTTTTCTCTGGCTCATCACTTCTTAACTAAAAGAAAGATAGATTTAGAAATTAGTTAGACATTGGCATAGTTCAACAGCTGAAAAGCCTTCATTAACATACTCCCACAGATAGCAAGATATTCAGTATTCACTGAATGAAGTAGCCTACTCATCCCCATTTACAATTGTATTAATCAATGAAATAAGTGATACTATAGCACATTCAATGACATTATTATTGTAGGCTATAGGCTCCTCCTGTATCTACCTTGTACAATTTAATGATGTATCATACCCATCCACATTTACAATTGAATTTATCAATTAGATACATAATACTAGCACATACAGTTACATTATTGTAGAATAGGCTACCCCTGTATCCAGATTATATTAGGATACCGTTATGATTTCATTGGTCTTGTAAGGCATGATTTTAGGTCTTCGATCAAAGTTGTTTGTTGTATCTCATTTCCTTTCTTCAGTGAAAAGTACTTATGCATCCCCCATTCAATTCAGTTCGAGTGTGAATGTGTAGGCCTATTGACAGTGGAAAATAAATCCATAGCTCCAGCACACAATGGCATGTAGGGGTAGCGTATTACAATGTAAAATATGTATATCCTATAGCACCATGTGTATATTTTAATTTACAATTGAAttgataaataataataacatcaAATTGCGTTATTATTGTACACTAGCCTACTCTACACAGTAAATAATATTGCCTACGTGCTTTCAACTCGTTATCAACAAAAATGTATTCTTTTCAAATAAACCAAATTTTCCTTATCAACACAATAGGTCTAAATATTTCCTAACGATATCACAACTTAAACATAGCCTACTTACTCCTCAATTGGATCAAGGACATCTTGGTAATTATTTTCATCGTCTCTAAGGAAACTATCTGGGGCAGACACTCGAAAATCGTCTCTGCCgcttgtaaaaaaaacaaattaatatttgtgtcgcCGCCGAGCTCACAAATACCGTGCCAGTCTCTCACTCTATGAACGTCACTGCTATCCGGTTTCCTTGGGAAGTCCTTATCctgaaccctaaaccctaaactaACACAAAACTTAACCATTTTACACTTATActtgacagaggaagggacatcccaaggatcccgAATACCACGGACCCTCTGGGAAAGCATGTGAACTCCTCTATTTGACTGAAAGCCACGGACACAACTCGTATTGGTCGTCTGATTTAGGCTACTGGGGAACTGGTCACAACACAGTCTGTGATTGGTTAACAACATTTAGATCTGTTTACAGTGAGATAAGATAACATACCATGCCATGAGGTGTTGAGGGAAAGACAGATTACATATAGATTGGACATAATCTTTTCTAGGCCATTAGTGATAACAGGAAATACACAAGTCATAGGCTACACTCGGAGGCTACTTCGGAATGTCGGCTTGCACTGAGAAAATGGTACGTTTCTAACATTTATGGTTGACATTTAATTAACAACTTATGACTTTCATTAACACGCAGGCATCACACAGACGTTAGTAAGACGTTGGTATGAAGACATGTTAGTTGACCTTACACGCAGGCGTTACGCAGATGTTATTTAGGCAGCCAAACGGTGGTACGTTGCATAGGCTTAATTAAGTCTCTTAACACCCCCTATATATTTTAGTCGTTCGTTTGACCTGCTGGCAGCAACGAATTCTACAGCAGGATTAATAAACACTCATGCCGTGACGTGCTCCGACCAACAACTGTCCTCTTCTTCTTTGGTATAATGGCTTTCACAAAAATTATGTGTGCATTCCACCAACTACGTGCGGGTGGAAAATAAAGATCCCCAAAATGAAATAATGCGgtgcaattaaaaaaatatacagttgaagtcggaagtttaaatactcctaaaccaaacacatttaaactcagtttttcacaattcctgacatttaatgcaAGTACAAATtccttgttttaggtcagttaggatcaccgttgtgtttaaagaatgtgaaatgtagtAGATATAATAGTagaaataatgatttatttcagcttttatttatttcgtcacattcccagtgggtcagaagtttgcatattTTGTTGCATTGCTTTTAACTTGGGTAGTCTTCCAAATGGTTtaacttttcgggtagccttccacaagcttcccacaataagttgggtgaattttgacccattcctctgacagagctggtgtaactgagtcagatttttAGGCCTCCTAACTcgcactctttttcagttctacccacatattttctatagtattgaggtcagggctttgtgatggccactccaataccttgactttgttgtccttaagccattttgccacaacattggaagtatgcttggggtcattgtccatttgcgaccaagctttaacttcctgactgatgtcttgagatgttgcttcaatatacccacataattttcctacctcatgatgccatctattttgtgaagtgcaccagtccctcctgcagcaaagcacccccagaacatgatactgccacccccgtgcttcacggttgggatggtgttcttcggcttgcaaccctccccctttttcctcctaacataacaatGTCCAtcatgaccaaacagttctatttttgtttcatctgaccagaggacatttctccaaaaagtatgatctttgtcctcgTGTGCAGTTGAAAATTGAAGTATGgactttttatggcggttttggagcagtggcttcttccttgctgagcggcctttcaggttatgtcgatataggactataTAGGATATAGATACTTGTACCTGTTTcgtctagcatcttcacaagggcctttgctgttgttctgggattgattttcacttttcgcaccacagtacattaatctctaggagacagaacgcatctcctttctgagcggtatgacagctgcgtttgtcccatggtgtttatacttgcatacgattctatgtacagatgaacgtggtaccttcaggcatttgaacatttctcccaaggatgaaccagacttgtggaggtctaccattttatttctgaggtcttggctgatttccccatgatgtcaagcaaagaggcgatgagtttgaaggtaggcattgaactACATCAACAGGTACACTTTCAAAtgcctcaaatgatgtcaattagcctatcagaagcttctaaagccgtgacatcattttctggaattttccaagttgtttaaaggcacagtcaacttctgtcccactggaattgttatacagtgaaataatctgtctgcaaataATTGTTGGGAGaatttacttgtgtcatacacaaagtagatgtcctaaatgacttgccaaaactacagtttaacaagacatttttatatatacagttgaagtcgaaagttgacgtacacttaggttggagcatttaaaaatgtgtttttaaccATTCCACAAATCTATATGGTATAGTCTGTCTCCATTCTCATGAGAAaagtaaatagcattataaatcagGATAGATAGTAACGGTATATATATATGCTCAATGAAATAATAAAATTACAAAGTTATGACATATCAACACAATTTTAACAGGGCATGACAAATATAACAAGTCTGTTCACTGCAACAATATCAGTTGCTTGTCTCATACAGCATGAAGCAAAAAGTGTTACAACACATGTGCTGATACCCCGTTATATATTTCTTACGATCTTCaaaatttaaatacatttgtattCAACGTGTGCCTTGTACAAACGTGTTTTCTATTCAGTGTGTGACTGTCAAACCTCAgatgaagggggaaaaaaacaccgGTGGGCAGTCAAACATCCGCCCGGCCCCGAACTGCACACAGCAGCCAGGGGTACTTGATACATTCCTCAAAGAGTAGTTCACAATCTAGTCCAATTGCGGCCACAAATAGACATCGTTACAAATGTACCAAGAAATGTGCATTGTTTAAGGCACACATATACAAGTCTGTCACAAATGACAGCTCCAATAAGCCCCTTATGGTGAACGAGAGGCTTGTAGAAGCATTACTATTTTGAGTTTTCCATTCATCGTTTGCCGGTAGAGGGTCCTGCATGCTCTGGGCATTACTGACtcaaatttttatttatttaacctttatttaaccaggcaagtcagttaagaacaaattcttattttcaatgacggcctgggaacagtgggttaactgcctgttcaggggcagaacgacagatttgtaccttgtcagctcgggggtttgaacttacaaccttccggttactagtccaacgctctaaccactaggctaccctgccgccccaaatgaaCACAATCAGTTGAAGGATTCACTCTTTTGAGTTGAAAATATCTGAGTCAGTAAAGAGCCAAACTTGCAGGCAGCTTAAGAACTAGTCTAAAGACCAACTAGGAACGCTGTTGGCACGCTGAGTACCATGATTTGCAAAAACCTATGAAATCCTCAAACTACATATGCAGTGAATGGGCATGAAATGTGGGCTAAATACAATTACAGCAAACATCTTATAAAGGATAACATCCATCAATTGGTACATTTGTGACAAATTGATGCTTGAAGTAGCAACATTGTGGTTTGAGGCAAGTGGACTAGTTACCGAtctgtgacaaaaaaaaaaaaagcactgGCTTCTTGGAGGACAGTATTCACATATAGGGAGGGGATTTTACTACCCCTTCTTAGAGGCACCCTGCATACAAACTGAACAGGGAAACCAGCCACTGAAGTGAGGCATTAACATGACACTGCAATGCAATTTCCTTTAAGTGTGTGGAGTAGCTCTCATGTTGACCACATAGCTGTTAAAGCAAGAAGTATTGCCCAAGATTAGTCACTGTAGCCATTCAGAGACATTATGGCTGGATATAGGACAGCAACAAGCTGGACCGAAATGAGACCCTGACAAAAGTGTGGTGACAACTCAAATGCTCACATCCATAGAAGCAGCTAACAAACTGCAATATTTTAATGCTGCCTTCATCAGAACGATGGGGCATGCCTTTGCAGTGAGAGCTGCTGGATCATTTGCTTTGACAGTTGTACTAGCAAGTTGTATTTCCATACCTGAACAGTTTGGACAAAAGGGTGTTGGAAACAGACACACAATCAGCTTGAATTTAAAGGATGTGCTTCAGGAACACAAAGCTAATATCGCATTAGTGGAAATAAAAAGTCACATGTCCAAATAAATTGGAGCGACCTACAAAGCAGTTTAATCAAAGGCTTTTCTTTACAAAAAGACAGCAATACTCTAATCACATTTGATTATCTGTGGGTAATAACAATATTTTCCACTTATTGTAATGAAAACAAATGAACTCATGTCCATCATATCATCCACAAACAAACATCGGGGTTTCAGGCTTTATGAATATTGAAATGACTATTGCACTCCACCATGACATTGATAAAACAGTCCAGTGCCCCCAAGGGGCCCATATTTTGGTCTAACTGAAACCTCTGAATCATAGCCAACAGTATAAGAAAAACAATGTGACGTATCCAAAAtgtaccccccaaaaaacatccagtGTGAACAATGTTGAAGAGTTGCAAAAGCAACTGCGCTATTAATGATTGCTGTCACAGGGAATGCTGAGTGCATTCAAAGGTCAGTAAATAAAAGCCAACCATTCACACATTATTCATCAAAGGTTGGTGTACATAAACAAATTGACAGCTGAGCAGTATAAAATGATGCAACGCCTGTTCTCCATAAGTCAAGTTCAAAAGAGCCAAGCTCAGGCATCGCAACGATTTGCTTCCTGCCGCTATTGACACTTGGCGAGGATCCGACGCAAACAGTTTGTCATCATCTCCCACCTGGATGATAGAAAAAGGCATATCAACACCACAAAAACATGAAATGCAAAGCAGCTTTACAACTTGTCTATTCACGTTCATTTAGATTCCTTTTCTAGGATTTGGACTTACCCCTGAATCCTCGTCCACcgccacctcctctacctctgaATCCCCCTCCTCGACCACCACCAAAACCTCCTCTGCCAAATCCACCACGGTCACCACCGCCCCTGCCACCACGGAATCCACCTGGGAGgacaaaaatattttggggggtatAAAAATGTACTAACATTCCCACCCCCTTTTATTCACAAGAAAAACAGCCATGGGGCCTGAGCTGTTGACATTTTGCTCTTACCTCCACGGGGacctcctcttccacctcgacCTCCTCTGCCTCCCCTTGGGGGACCCTTCTCACCCGGGGGCCTGGGAAGGAACCTCTGGAGTGGTAGGAGTTTCATTGGGTCTACATAGAACTGTGGACCAGAATATAATGAGTTACGGAATACATGCCATAGCTATGTTTAAGCAATAGATGGATTAGCTGACAGTCACAGAAATGTACACGCTTCCATGGGACAGTCATCAGCGTTACGTGATTCTGGATGCTAGCaagaatgacaagaaactgccctgTGGGGAATCTTAAATGTTTTGTTTCAGCTTGTTCTTGACACTGTCTTGTTTCGAGTTATTGTAACCATATTTCATGTAAATGCTAATATGGCTTACATTTTACTAACTAGCTCAGAAACAACTACGTATTTGAGACATGGGTTCGTTGTGCAAAtatatttgttttcaataaacatcgGACAAAATGTGGCTTACATGTTGTCAAAAGTCTAAGCCAAcctctgttttgccccatagtggCACGCACGTGTCGGTTGTTGCTAAACAATCAACTAATTGACCAAATTTATGGTCAATCCGAAAGAGGGTCCACGAGAAAATGTAAGTACACGTTGGTTGTGTGGAGGTGCCACGCAGCACTCAGTGAACCTGCATAAAAAGGCCTTTACGTACGATTTATAGATGATTGGTTGACAGGCGAGCGGGGGTAGGTTCTGATATCTTGCATTCTCTGTTAACACCCAGTTCAACCATGAAAGCACTTTTAATTACCATCAGCTCTGTTACATGTAATACACTGATATTGCTTACCTTCTGTAGTTTCTTGAATGAGGATGCCTTCATATTATCTGAGAGTTTAACAGAGAAATACTGTTTCTTCAGGTTAAGGGGCAAACCAGTGTCACAAATTACATGAAACTCATTGTCAACCAGTAGAAACAGAATTCAAGCATACAAGTTTTAGTGTTATTAATGAGATCAAGAAAATTAAACATGTTCCCAAACACTTCAGATGACTTTGGTTAGACAAAGAAAGATTGAAAGGATACAAAGTCACGTAGTTGGCCGAAGATTTCGTCCACTTTCCCAATTTGCTCCTTGTTTTCCAAGTACACGGGTGCATTGAAGTAGGGAACTTTGTTCTCCTCAGTTACACACTTGCACACAATTTCATCCTCACAGGGGTGCATGAATTCTCCTAATGCTGCAGAGACAAGAGCAAGGACACCTGGTCAGTACaggaaacattttttttaactgGGAACAGTATGTGAAAGTACAAATGTTACAATGCCAGGCAGACTATATGTACATTCCAGATGTACATATGGTGTAGTGTAAATTCAAGATGCAAAGCATTAACAATTCCCTTTCCATCACTGGAACGCGATATGGGTGCATCACATGGCGGTCTCCATCTTACCAACCACATATTCTGGAGGGCCATAGTCTTGGAAGCCCCCTCGACCTCCTCGTCCACCACCTCGGAAACCGCCGCCGCCACCTCGACCCCCATATCCTCCACCACCACCgtatcctcctccaccaccaccaccaccaccgtatCCTCCTCCACCACGGTTGAATCCGCCACCACGGccccctcttccacctcctcctcggAAGGACATGTTCTAGTGTACCTGAGAGAGTTGGGAGGACGGGAGATAAGATGAAGTTGCATAGATACAattcaaagcaattcactttcaAATACTAGACATGGTCTTCAAACATTGTCAGTGACGTTAGTGGATGTTTCCAAATGCTTTGCTGGCTAAATACCACGataaaactagctagctagccaacgaaCAGTAACATGATTTAACTAATGACTTGATCAATGCATGATTTCACGTTTATGAACTATTATCAGTACAGCAACTTCCAAGGGATCAATTGaacaagctagctagccagctcgACTACTTATTTTCAACATATCAAAAGACTACAGTATCACGATATGCTTTGCTGAGCACATTATGGTCTCGTCGTGCAACTTATGAAATACACATATATATTTGATTGACATACCTTTGCACCACAAATAAGCTCAGCTGATGGAGGAGTGAAGTGTGCCAGACACAAGTTCTACGCGACGAAAACACATGTGCTTTCAGGTGGTGCCGTAAAGTGAGAACTATAGAGATTGATAGAAGTCTCTTCAGGGATATTTAAATAATAAAGGGCgaagaggtgtggtatatggccaaaataccacggctaagggctgttattCGCACGACCCAACGTGGAGTTGCTGGATACAGCCCCTTGGCCgtgatatatcaaatcaaatcaaattttatttgtcacatacacatggttagcagatgttaatgcgagtgtagcgaaatgcttgtattggccatataccacatccaCCCCGAGGTGTAAACAAGTAATGTTGCACACTACCTGTGGAATATAGTCTAATAGACCACCGCTTTCAACCAATCAGCACCCAGGACTCTAACtacttggtaaaaaaaaaaaaacattttagcatgggcattgccattgagggcttccacaatGTTAAAGTGGGTGGGGCTTCCTATGAGTTGAGACcaatcagccaatgaagaagaaaattgactactttaaaattgaGATAGCCTCAATGTTGCTgcccctagtggttagagcattgggccagtaaccggaaggttgctgaagcgaatccacgagctgacaaggtaaaaatatgtctttctgcccctgagaaaaggcagttaacccactgttccccgggcgccaaaGATGTGgctgtcgattaaggcagccccagcacctctctgattcagaggggctgggttaaatgcggaagtcacatttcagttgaaggcattcagttgtacaactgactaggtatccccctatCTCTTTCCCAGTAATGTCACAGActctataatggcacagatacaaagatgagttgtctatctatctctatggtgaGAACTGAAGCGAAGTCCGGTTTGTCGTAAAACTCAGACTGTCGCTCATTCACGACATCCTGTGAAGAACACTAGGGGGATTCTCAATTGCACAACCACGCGTCCTCTCCTCGTGTCT from Oncorhynchus kisutch isolate 150728-3 linkage group LG15, Okis_V2, whole genome shotgun sequence encodes:
- the LOC109905273 gene encoding H/ACA ribonucleoprotein complex subunit 1 produces the protein MSFRGGGGRGGRGGGFNRGGGGYGGGGGGGGGYGGGGGYGGRGGGGGFRGGGRGGRGGFQDYGPPEYVVALGEFMHPCEDEIVCKCVTEENKVPYFNAPVYLENKEQIGKVDEIFGQLRDFYFSVKLSDNMKASSFKKLQKFYVDPMKLLPLQRFLPRPPGEKGPPRGGRGGRGGRGGPRGGGFRGGRGGGDRGGFGRGGFGGGRGGGFRGRGGGGGRGFRGGR